From the genome of Adhaeribacter pallidiroseus:
CTTAGTTGCTAGTTTTTTATGATAACATAGCCATTAACTGATTTTCCAAGACCAACATCTGCAACACATAACTCTCCAAACCACGATTTAACAAATACAATAGATCCCGGGTAAAGAACGCTCACGCGAACTCTACTCGGAATGGCATCTTTTATAAGGTATCTTTATTCAATTAGATACAATAAATTTTTAGTTTAAAAAAGCCGCTATAATATTTGCCGGATCGCCTTTTTTTAAATTTTTTTATTTTTCAAGCTTCCCCCATCATTAAACCTTCAATGGTATGGGCCTGGTAGATCGGTTCCAGTTTATCTACCAAGCGGTAGGTGAGGTGTTTCTTTAACGCGTCGGGCAGTGTTTCGAAGTACGCGCGGGTAATCTGGAGATCGTGGCGCTCGGCGTTGTTGGCAGTAGGGGCATCTACGCCCAGCACCAGCGCCGGCCGCGGTTTATCAGAATAATTGGCCGTACCCCGGTGAATCGTGAGCGCCGACCGCGCGGAAATATCGCCCATTTGGGGCATTTTACGCTGGGCCCGTTCTTGGTATCGTGCGTAGCTTTCTTTAGCCGGAAACATGCCGTGGTCAAATCCCTCGGGTAAATCCCACTGGGTGCCGGGCGCAATTTCAAATGGACCCATATCTTCTAATACATCCACGGTAGTCAGGTTAAAAGCCAGCGAATTTAACCGACGACCCAAAATCGTGTCTTCCGGGGCCGGAAAATCCCGGTGCCAAGGCTGATCTACCGCGCCCGGATTCGGCACATCAAACCCGATTTCTACAATTTTGTAATTAAGACCCAGTACGGCGGTGCAAACGGCCGTTACCCACGGGTGTGTCGCTAATTCTACAAACCCCCGAATATTTTCCGGGTGAATTTCGACGTAGTGGCGTTTGGGGCCGCGACCAACGGCCCCACCGGGGCGTTTTAAGGCGTCTTGGTACAATACCCAAATATCTTCGTCGAGTTGCTGTACCCATTCCCGGCTAAAAGCACTCTTCAGCGCAATAATTCCATCGCCGTACAAACCGCCTATAATCTGGGCTACATCATAGGTAGCCAGAGCTATTTTTTTAAATTTTTCTTCCACCATAACCTGCTTTACTTACAAATGAAACCGATTCCCTTACATACCCCAAAAACAGCGGTACCGTTACGACAGCTACCTACTTAAATTTATGCGAAATGTAAATGATGCGGTAGTCTTATAATCTTTCTTTTAATAATACAGTAAAAATGTAATTGGGTGCTTACTAGCTTATTGAGTCTTTCTTGAAAAACTTTTATAAATTAGAAGAAGCAATTTACAGCCGGAGCAAGGAAGTAATAACTACAAATTTTAAAAACTCACGCTTTATGGCTAAATAATATTTTAAAAGTAAAACAAAAACTGGATAAACGAGTTTGAATACATAATTTTCAGATTAATTCATTATGTTTGAAGAGGTTTAACTAATCTCTAGTAAATCCAAAACTAATTTTTCAGAATTGTCACCAAATCAGCCGATAGCCATTTCAGAAGAAGAACTAGTAGCACGTCTTCGGGTGCCGGAAAATGCCGCTGTAACGCAATTGTACGACATGTATTCGGCGGCTTTGTACGGGGTAATTTTACGGATTGTAAAAGATACCGAAATAGCCGAAGATGTGCTGCAAGAGTGTTTTGTAAAAATTTGGTTGTCTTTTTCTTCTTACGATTCATCCAAAGGAAAATTATTTACTTGGCTTATAAATATTGCCCGAAATTTGGCAATTGATAAAATCCGTTCGCGACAATACCGCGTAGGTTCTAAAACACAAGCGTTAGAAAAAAGCCAGGTACAATACACCGCCGATACAAGTAGCTTTCGCCCGGAACATATTGGTTTAAAGGAGTTAACCGAGAAACTTAATCCGGAACAAAAGAAAGTAATTGATATGATGTATTTTGATGGATTTACGCAGAGTGAAGTGGCCGAGGAATTAGCTATTCCGCTGGGTACGGTTAAAACCCGGGCCAGAGCCGCCATTAAAGCATTAGGAAAATTTTTGAAATAAGTAATAAATAAATTGGATATTCAGGAATACATAGCATCCGGAGTATTAGAGTTGTACGCCACCGGACTTCTAACACCGCCCGAAAAGGCCGAAGTGGAACGTATGGTCGCACTTTACCCGGAAATTAAAGCAGAGTTGGATGCTATATCTGAAACACTAGATACCTACGCCCAGTTACATGCCGTTGAACCACCAGCTCATTTAAAAGAAAATATTTTAAGCAGAATAAATGCAAACCCAGGGTTGCCCGAGTATTCCGCAACAGATTCTGGGGAAAGTAATTTTAAGCAAATTCCTTTCTCGCCAGACCTGGATAATCCTGGTTTTGTTTCCCCGGTGCCGGTACGCTCGGTTAATAGTTGGTGGGCCATGGCGGCTACAGTTTTGCTATTAATAAGTGCCGGATTAAATTTTTATTTTTATCGTAACTGGCAAACTACCGAAAACCGCTACCAGGTAGCTTTAGCTACGCAGGAGAGCTATGCCCAGCAATTGCAACAAGTTAATCAGAAATACCAGGTAACCGCGGATGAACTGGCGGTAATAACCCACCGTCTTACGCAAAAGGTTAAGTTAAAAGGTGTTCCTAAATCGCCGTCTTCCTTAGCGGTGGTTTATTGGAATACCGAAACCAAAGATGTATTTGTAAAAGTGGCGGATTTGCCTAAGCCCCCGGCTAACCGGCAATATCAATTGTGGGCCTTAGAAAACGGCAAACCCATAGATGCCGGCATGTTAAGCGATCGTTCCGATTCTACGGCAGTTCAGCGCATGAAAGCCGTTAATCAGGCCCAAGCTTTTGCCATTACTCTGGAGCCGAAAGGCGGCAGCGTTAATCCTACTATGGCTGATATGTACGTAATGGGTCAGATTTAAATCCGACAAAAGAGCTGGTGGCTTCATTGCCACGTGGTATATTTGGGGCATGTTCCGGAAGTTTTTTTCTAACCTGTTTTTGCCTGATCAATCGTACCTGCTTATGCTGCTTGCTTTAGGTGTTTTTACCGGTGGGGTACTTTCCTGCTCTAACCCCTCGGACACCTTTGGCCAAGCCGATTATGGTCAAAATTTTAAATCGGCGTGGGCGCAAGATAAATTCTGGGACGACGGCTTAGCCGAAGTGGCTATTTACGAGGCACAACGCGTGGTATATAATAAATCGCGGCAGTTTGAATATACTTTAATTACGGTTAAAGAAGATTTTAACAAAGCTTTTAACGTTAAAACGGATGATTATCAACGGAAAGATCTGTTCCCGGTGATGAAAGTAAACGAATTTGCCCGCATACCCACCGATAATTACCCGTACCATTATCTAACCTCTTTATTTTTTAAAAGAGAAAATCCTTTAATACTTTATAAACTAACGAGTTCGTCGCAGGAATGGTGCGGCACTACTTTTAAGGCCATTAACCAAATAGGCAACTTTTTTAATTATCAATTTAATTCGTACTGGGATAACCAAGGAACCGGCGAGCTAAAATTAAAAAAACTGGCTTTATTCGAAGATCAACTGCCTTACACATTGCGGAGCCTTAAATTTGCCGAAAATTTAAAATTTTCGGCACCGGTTTACGAATTACAGCAAACGTCTAAAGCTACTCCACCACAGCTATACCAAGCGCAGTTTAAAGTTAGTCGCAGCTCCGATTCTAAATTTGCATCTGGTGCCTGGCTCGTTACCGTTCAATTAAATCCCGATAAACAAAGCCAATACTGGTTCGATACCCAGTACCCACACGCCTTATTGCGCCAAAAATCTTACGATGGCCGTACTTTAGAGTTAAAATCTATCCGGCGGTATGCTTACTGGCAGCATTAGAGTTACAAGTTGCAGGTTGCAGGCTGCAAGTTTAACCATTAGAAATAATGAAATAATAGAATCTAAGAATATAGCGCATCAACTTTAAAATAGATTCTTAACTTTCCAATTTTTAGTAAAAGCAAAACCTTTTAATTTAACAAGTTGCAATTTGTAACTTGTAACCTTACAACTTTTCAACTAAATGAACACGCATTTCCAACCAGAT
Proteins encoded in this window:
- a CDS encoding phytanoyl-CoA dioxygenase family protein; translated protein: MVEEKFKKIALATYDVAQIIGGLYGDGIIALKSAFSREWVQQLDEDIWVLYQDALKRPGGAVGRGPKRHYVEIHPENIRGFVELATHPWVTAVCTAVLGLNYKIVEIGFDVPNPGAVDQPWHRDFPAPEDTILGRRLNSLAFNLTTVDVLEDMGPFEIAPGTQWDLPEGFDHGMFPAKESYARYQERAQRKMPQMGDISARSALTIHRGTANYSDKPRPALVLGVDAPTANNAERHDLQITRAYFETLPDALKKHLTYRLVDKLEPIYQAHTIEGLMMGEA
- a CDS encoding RNA polymerase sigma factor; this encodes MSPNQPIAISEEELVARLRVPENAAVTQLYDMYSAALYGVILRIVKDTEIAEDVLQECFVKIWLSFSSYDSSKGKLFTWLINIARNLAIDKIRSRQYRVGSKTQALEKSQVQYTADTSSFRPEHIGLKELTEKLNPEQKKVIDMMYFDGFTQSEVAEELAIPLGTVKTRARAAIKALGKFLK
- a CDS encoding anti-sigma factor, whose product is MDIQEYIASGVLELYATGLLTPPEKAEVERMVALYPEIKAELDAISETLDTYAQLHAVEPPAHLKENILSRINANPGLPEYSATDSGESNFKQIPFSPDLDNPGFVSPVPVRSVNSWWAMAATVLLLISAGLNFYFYRNWQTTENRYQVALATQESYAQQLQQVNQKYQVTADELAVITHRLTQKVKLKGVPKSPSSLAVVYWNTETKDVFVKVADLPKPPANRQYQLWALENGKPIDAGMLSDRSDSTAVQRMKAVNQAQAFAITLEPKGGSVNPTMADMYVMGQI